Within the Sporocytophaga myxococcoides DSM 11118 genome, the region AACGCTCTCCTTCAAAGGGAGATGTCCTGCCAGTTAGACGAAGGGAAAGTCAGTAGGGCAGGATTCGAACCTGCGTGCTCCTCCTTCCAAGGGAGGCTAGATAAACCTGACTCCTATACCTACTGATATAAATAAAAAGCCCCTAAGATTTCTCCAAGGGGCTTTATGGACATTATAGTATATCTCAACTACATAGTATTCCCCTTGATGTCTTCCGGCATCTGCTGCGGCTGATGGATATGTAATTGTATTGTTGTCATCTTATTGATTATTATTTATTCTTATAAAATAAAGTTCTTTTGTGTACATTAATTAAGTACCTCATTTAAGTAAATGATTAACCTCTAACAAACTGATATAAAACAAAAAGCCCCTAAGATTTCTCCAAGGGGCTTTATATATAATATATTTTTTAAATTACATAATGATCCCCTGGATGCTTTGTGGCACCTGCTGTGTGTGGGGGATATGTAATTTTATTGTGGTCATGATACAAATGTCGCTAGTTACAATTTCTCCTGCAAGAAATTTGTGTAAAATATTTTTTGAGGTAATTCATGTCATTACTTTTTAATAATAGTTGATGTGATAAAATAAGACATAGTTTTAAGGATGATTTATTATGTTTCTTTAATGTATCAGCAGGATATGACAGCTGTATCATTCATAGCAAGAATGTTTAAATTATGGTAATATAATGCTATCTATCAGACTAGCTTTATTATTTTATATAATTCAATCTTCCAATGACATCATCTTCATTATTGAAATTTACTATAGTAAAACTATTTTTTCATTAATATACATTTATAGGAATGATTTGATACTCAGAGTTAAATATGTTGTAGGTTTAAAAACTAAATTAAAAGAGGGAAAGATATACTAAAAAAAACTTAACTTTCTTAAATATTTAACTTCTTTACCAGACTGATTGATGTCTTGTTTTCAGAAATTGGATTGATCATAAATAGGTGGTAGTTAATTTTTATAAAGTTTTATTGATGAATTTTTGTTGAATATATAGTTAATTGTTTTAATCAGAGTTTTTATGCGAAAGCTTACTTTATTCTTTATTTGTATCCTTTTGTTAAAGGGTGCTTATGCTCAAAATTGTTATTTTAGTTCTGGTTCTATCATTAAGGACCTTTTTATTGTAAGCAAAGACACAGTCTTCATGGTTGGTACGGAGGGGCGTATACTTCGGTCTACAGATTCCGGAAGAAAATGGCAGGTAGTATACAATGATCCTAAATTCAGGACTTTGAATACATTATTTTTTTTAGACTCAAAAACAGGTTTTGTGGGTGGATATGAAGGGCTTTTGTTAAAAACAACTGATGGAGGAGTTAATTGGGATGTATTAACGACAAGCCTCGGGATTGTTCCGGTATTTAAACTTCATTTTAACGGACTTAAGGGAAACGCAGTATTAGGTGGCAGCATCGCTTATACTGAAGATGGGGGGGTAAACTGGACAAGTAAAAGTGTCTGTAACCAATGCGGTGATTTTACTTTTCCAGAGCCTTTGGTAGGTTATAATGGGAACTGTTACACATATGATGGAGGCGTGACATGGATAGCAACACCCTGGAGCTATGCAAATTCTGTTTTCATAACAAAGGAAGTTGGGTTTAGAACTTCATCGGGGGTTTCCCGGACAAGAGATGGCGGACTAACCTGGATATATGAAGGAGATCCCATTGAAATTGTAGATGCTTGGTTTATAGACTCTTTAAACGGCTATGGGATTTCTCGAAATTTAGGGTTCTTTTCCACTTCTGATGCCGGAAGGAACTGGACATCGGCAAATAATCCCAGTGATATAAACAACATAGATGTAATCAAATACGCATATGGGGTAGGATTTGCATATGATTCTGAATCTAAAAATCTATTACGATTAGAAAATGACAAGTCTGAAATTGTATTTGGACAAATTACTTCAATAAACTCAACTAAACCGGATGGTAATTCGATTAATGTAAATGTAACACCGGATAGTTCAGTGTTTGTATCTAGAGGAAACGATATTTATAAATTAACTAGAGGAGAACAGAAGTGGACAAAAAGCTCTGTTTCAGATTATATTCTGGATATGTTTTTTATAGATAAGGATACAGGGTATCTTGCATCCCATATTTTAGCTAAGACTACTGACGGAGGAAAAACATGGAGTTCATCAAAAACAATAGATGCTCAGACAATTTTCTTTCCAGATGCCAAAACAGGATATTATGGTCACGAAACAGGCAATCAGATTGGTAAAACTACGAACTATGGAGCATCCTGGAATTTTCAATATATAACTTCGGCTGGAAGCGGTATAAGATCTATCTTTTTCCCTGATGCATCAACAGGATATCTGGCTAGTACAAATGGAAAGATAAGTAAATGTACTAATGGATTAAACTGGGTAGGTCAGACTACCGGAGTTTCCGCAACTCTTAATGATATTTATTTTGTTGATGCAAATAAAGGAGTGGTTGTTGGCAATTCAGGAACACTCTTAACAACAAATAATGGAGGCACTCAGTGGAACAAAGTTCAACTGCCTACCACTGTCAATTTGAATTCTGTATATTTTGTAAATAAGGAAACAGGG harbors:
- a CDS encoding YCF48-related protein — its product is MRKLTLFFICILLLKGAYAQNCYFSSGSIIKDLFIVSKDTVFMVGTEGRILRSTDSGRKWQVVYNDPKFRTLNTLFFLDSKTGFVGGYEGLLLKTTDGGVNWDVLTTSLGIVPVFKLHFNGLKGNAVLGGSIAYTEDGGVNWTSKSVCNQCGDFTFPEPLVGYNGNCYTYDGGVTWIATPWSYANSVFITKEVGFRTSSGVSRTRDGGLTWIYEGDPIEIVDAWFIDSLNGYGISRNLGFFSTSDAGRNWTSANNPSDINNIDVIKYAYGVGFAYDSESKNLLRLENDKSEIVFGQITSINSTKPDGNSINVNVTPDSSVFVSRGNDIYKLTRGEQKWTKSSVSDYILDMFFIDKDTGYLASHILAKTTDGGKTWSSSKTIDAQTIFFPDAKTGYYGHETGNQIGKTTNYGASWNFQYITSAGSGIRSIFFPDASTGYLASTNGKISKCTNGLNWVGQTTGVSATLNDIYFVDANKGVVVGNSGTLLTTNNGGTQWNKVQLPTTVNLNSVYFVNKETGYVVGNTGTVLVTNNGGETWDVYPLPLLDNLYSIYFYNGIGYIAGENNLVLELNHSLKPSGELPSVVTTHLSLESETSANVEGNITNDGGNDIISRGFCWSTTPGPTINDYKTTIGSGVGIFSSLLANLTQETTYYVRAYATNGIGTSYGNEIIFSTAIGTGISNNFMGNNITIYPNPGNGKLKLNGKLTDWSDFEVRLMNCIGVIVYSKEVHNYSDSYDGLLDLELLSPGIYTIHIVGKNKVYSDKLVISK